From a region of the Streptacidiphilus albus JL83 genome:
- a CDS encoding FG-GAP repeat domain-containing protein, translating to MAVQQRLRIGLASLVVVAALAGGVPGASAAQPVPAGTPTEVATLPAPQLAPSRAEQIVAAGATGFLHLEQGLQGYVWTDYATGTDTPQPEMAGVATTDFLSAGGDHLVYRSTSGAITVGDPATGVWAVYQFPGVRLRGFGLDGTRAVTTQGSALNLLQLNPDGTTSDLPVSGLPSAAVLAVSFDQGTDDYALVTTAPQPGETGQQEFLLDLSSGVAVPVPVGFGPTVPTLSGGYLYTSSYSSGTLTVSSVAVADVVAGAATVQQVSVAMPTQPGRFAVVGGQLLMVAAAAPNVGSGPKSLYAVPLATGGTPTLIDTQLAAVTSLSPLFEGVGGVLVAGGTSTVQSVQRFTAASDGSLSTTVVRQLPPPAATTATLTMDYGQVRQLLQVPQLNAPDRFALSTTPLAAASATSNTLGTGPVSWGYLSRTPGPCAVDAECVRMVDGSWYGDTEVVPSASGATAYVEGIQYGFPSPDTRIVDADSEFEVVDSGSQQYVWEPGQDVATAPVPVTGAALWQGTLWRTSGPGRIQAFAEQDGLRSAPVVRTISTGADCAASEIQVAQHWLYWSCGAAGPAGVYDLATDQEIPVPAGPLLLGDGYVVRHDSASGELQLTDVHADSVGATTTLATFAAGFTGDDRDIDWTVDRTSGDVAYADASNTVHVLTTGVPASAVSGIAAQSIDVITPPNTSGVPWYVGATVSRPVSSWRLVVSRASTGQQVHVETGGPTPAELTANWNGLTDAGKRVYDGPYTWTVWATPADDPTGPADQVASGTVLLQGGVEPFHSYDENGTPTLFGITGRAIPQYPAGSGFIYQGNGQGGLVDEGLYSSWSLGNGANQVNDVVLFGDLDSSGVNGVLARTGNGVLKYYPGIANWPSFNSSKPMTIGAGWNAFDQLVGVGDLNGDGHDDLIARDRSGVLWFFAGNSRGFSAPVRISAGWNAYDWIVSVGDVNGDGAGDIVAMDSRGILWRYLGNGHGGFGARTEVGSGFGGYTAVVGVGDLGGDGRSDIVARDSSGTLWRYESSANGTFPTRVRLGGGWNVFAGLY from the coding sequence GTGGCGGTACAGCAGCGGTTGAGAATCGGCCTGGCGTCATTGGTGGTCGTGGCGGCACTGGCCGGAGGCGTGCCCGGGGCGTCCGCGGCCCAGCCGGTTCCGGCGGGAACGCCGACGGAGGTGGCGACGCTGCCCGCGCCGCAGCTCGCGCCCTCTCGCGCCGAGCAGATCGTGGCGGCCGGCGCCACCGGGTTCCTGCACCTTGAGCAGGGCCTGCAGGGCTACGTCTGGACGGACTACGCGACCGGCACGGACACCCCGCAGCCGGAGATGGCGGGTGTGGCGACCACTGATTTCCTGTCGGCCGGCGGTGACCACCTGGTCTACAGGAGCACCTCGGGCGCGATCACCGTAGGGGACCCGGCCACCGGTGTCTGGGCGGTCTACCAGTTCCCCGGCGTCCGGCTGCGGGGCTTCGGGCTGGACGGCACTCGTGCAGTCACCACGCAGGGCAGCGCTCTGAACCTGCTCCAGCTCAACCCGGACGGAACCACGTCCGACCTGCCGGTCTCGGGCCTGCCGTCCGCGGCCGTGCTCGCGGTCTCCTTCGACCAGGGCACCGACGACTACGCGCTGGTGACCACGGCGCCGCAGCCGGGCGAGACCGGCCAGCAGGAGTTCCTGCTGGACCTCTCCAGCGGGGTGGCGGTGCCGGTACCGGTCGGGTTCGGCCCCACCGTCCCGACACTCTCGGGCGGCTACCTCTACACCTCCTCCTATTCCAGCGGGACCCTGACGGTGTCGTCGGTCGCGGTGGCCGATGTGGTCGCCGGTGCGGCGACGGTGCAGCAGGTGTCCGTCGCGATGCCGACCCAGCCCGGCAGATTCGCGGTGGTCGGCGGCCAGTTGCTGATGGTGGCGGCAGCGGCGCCGAATGTGGGCAGCGGTCCCAAAAGCCTGTACGCGGTGCCACTCGCGACCGGTGGCACGCCCACTCTGATCGACACTCAGTTGGCCGCCGTGACCAGCCTGTCCCCGCTGTTCGAGGGCGTCGGTGGAGTCCTGGTCGCCGGTGGGACGAGCACGGTGCAGTCGGTGCAGCGGTTCACCGCCGCGTCCGACGGCAGCCTGAGCACGACCGTGGTGCGTCAACTTCCGCCGCCGGCCGCCACCACCGCCACGCTGACCATGGACTACGGCCAGGTCCGGCAGCTGCTGCAGGTCCCGCAACTGAACGCGCCCGACCGTTTCGCGCTCTCCACCACCCCGCTGGCGGCGGCCTCGGCCACCAGCAACACCCTCGGCACCGGTCCGGTCAGCTGGGGCTACCTGAGCAGGACCCCGGGCCCCTGCGCCGTGGACGCCGAGTGCGTCCGAATGGTCGACGGCAGCTGGTACGGCGACACCGAGGTGGTGCCCTCGGCGAGCGGGGCCACGGCCTATGTCGAGGGCATCCAGTACGGCTTCCCCTCGCCGGACACCCGGATCGTCGACGCGGACTCCGAGTTCGAGGTCGTCGACTCCGGCAGCCAGCAGTATGTCTGGGAGCCCGGCCAGGACGTGGCGACCGCCCCCGTCCCGGTCACCGGTGCCGCGCTGTGGCAGGGCACGCTCTGGCGGACCTCCGGCCCCGGCCGGATCCAGGCGTTTGCCGAGCAGGACGGCCTCCGCTCCGCGCCGGTCGTCCGGACGATCTCCACCGGCGCCGACTGCGCGGCCAGCGAGATCCAGGTGGCGCAGCACTGGCTCTACTGGAGCTGTGGGGCGGCCGGCCCGGCGGGCGTCTACGACCTGGCCACCGACCAGGAGATCCCGGTCCCGGCCGGACCGCTACTGCTCGGCGACGGATACGTGGTCCGACACGACTCGGCCTCGGGTGAGCTGCAGCTGACGGACGTTCACGCGGACAGCGTGGGGGCGACCACGACACTCGCCACCTTCGCTGCCGGTTTCACCGGTGACGACCGGGACATCGACTGGACGGTCGACCGGACCAGCGGCGACGTCGCCTACGCCGACGCGTCGAACACGGTCCACGTGCTCACCACCGGGGTACCCGCCTCGGCGGTGTCGGGGATCGCCGCACAGTCGATCGATGTGATCACGCCGCCCAACACCAGCGGGGTTCCCTGGTACGTCGGGGCGACGGTCAGTCGCCCGGTGAGCAGTTGGCGCCTGGTGGTCAGCCGCGCCTCCACCGGCCAGCAGGTGCACGTGGAGACCGGCGGACCGACCCCGGCCGAGCTGACGGCGAACTGGAACGGGCTGACGGACGCGGGCAAGCGCGTCTACGACGGCCCCTACACCTGGACGGTATGGGCGACTCCGGCCGATGATCCGACCGGTCCTGCGGATCAGGTGGCGTCCGGAACGGTTCTGCTCCAGGGCGGCGTCGAGCCCTTCCACTCCTACGACGAGAACGGCACGCCGACGCTGTTCGGGATCACCGGCCGTGCCATCCCGCAGTACCCGGCCGGTTCCGGCTTCATCTACCAGGGCAATGGCCAGGGCGGTCTGGTCGACGAGGGGCTCTACTCGTCCTGGTCGCTCGGCAACGGCGCCAACCAGGTCAACGACGTGGTCCTGTTCGGGGACCTGGACAGCAGCGGGGTGAACGGCGTCCTGGCGCGCACCGGCAACGGCGTGCTCAAGTACTACCCCGGAATCGCCAACTGGCCCAGCTTCAACAGCTCCAAGCCGATGACCATCGGCGCCGGCTGGAACGCCTTCGACCAGTTGGTCGGTGTCGGGGACCTGAACGGTGACGGCCACGACGACCTGATCGCCCGTGACCGCTCCGGTGTGCTGTGGTTCTTCGCCGGCAACAGCCGGGGCTTCTCGGCGCCGGTCCGGATCAGCGCAGGGTGGAACGCCTACGACTGGATCGTCTCCGTGGGCGACGTCAACGGCGACGGCGCGGGCGACATCGTCGCCATGGACTCCCGTGGCATCCTGTGGCGCTACCTCGGCAACGGCCACGGGGGGTTCGGCGCGCGGACCGAGGTGGGCAGCGGCTTCGGCGGCTACACCGCCGTCGTCGGCGTCGGCGACCTGGGCGGCGACGGCCGCAGCGACATCGTGGCCCGCGACTCCTCGGGGACGCTCTGGCGCTACGAGAGCAGCGCGAACGGGACCTTCCCGACCCGGGTCCGTCTCGGCGGCGGCTGGAACGTCTTCGCCGGCCTGTACTGA
- a CDS encoding NHL domain-containing thioredoxin family protein encodes MASRARVRAPELVGAGGWLNTGGSELTLAELRGKIVLLDFWTFCCINCLHVLDELRELEEKHRDTLVIVGVHSPKFVHEAEHRAVVDAVARYDVRHPVLDDPELATWKQYAVRAWPTLVVVDPEGYVVAQHAGEGHAHAIAALVAELEAEHAAKGTLRRGDGPYVAPVAEPGTLRFPGKAVRLPGGGYLVADSGHHSLVELAEDGETPVRRIGSGERGFADGPAAQASFSEPQGLALLPDGSVVVADTVNHALRRVDPADGSVVTVAGTGRQWWQSSPTSGPAREVDLSSPWDVAWFEDRVWIAMAGTHQLWSYDPAQDTVAVAAGTTNEGLVDGPAAEAWFAQPSGLAVGADRLWVADAETSALRHVSRESDGSYTVGTAVGTGLFDFGHRDGEAGQALLQHPLGVTVLPDGSVAVADTYNHALRRYDPASGQVSTLATDLREPSGAVVADGDIVVVESARHRLTRLRLPEEAVRVEATAHRTRRPATEVAPGELRLDVIFTPPAGQKLDESYGPATRLLVSSTPPELLLGGDGADTALHRTLRLNEAVAEGVLHISAMAASCDDDPAIEYPTCHVHQQDWGVPVRLVPGAADRLPLVLAGMDE; translated from the coding sequence ATGGCTTCACGTGCACGGGTACGCGCCCCCGAACTTGTCGGCGCAGGCGGATGGCTCAACACCGGCGGCAGCGAGCTGACCCTCGCCGAGCTGCGGGGCAAGATCGTCCTGTTGGACTTCTGGACCTTCTGCTGCATCAACTGTCTCCACGTCCTGGACGAGCTGCGCGAGTTGGAGGAGAAGCACCGCGACACCCTGGTGATCGTCGGGGTGCACTCGCCCAAGTTCGTGCACGAGGCCGAGCACCGGGCCGTGGTGGACGCCGTGGCCCGCTACGACGTCCGGCACCCGGTGCTGGACGACCCGGAGCTGGCGACCTGGAAGCAGTACGCCGTCCGGGCCTGGCCGACGCTGGTGGTGGTCGACCCCGAGGGCTACGTCGTCGCCCAGCACGCCGGCGAGGGCCACGCCCACGCCATCGCCGCCCTGGTCGCCGAGCTGGAGGCCGAGCACGCCGCCAAGGGCACCCTCCGGCGCGGGGACGGCCCCTATGTCGCGCCGGTCGCCGAGCCCGGCACGCTGCGCTTCCCCGGCAAGGCGGTCCGGCTGCCCGGCGGCGGCTACCTGGTCGCCGACTCCGGCCACCACTCGCTGGTGGAACTGGCCGAGGACGGCGAGACACCGGTGCGCCGGATCGGCAGCGGTGAGCGCGGCTTCGCCGACGGCCCGGCCGCGCAGGCGAGCTTCAGCGAACCGCAGGGGCTGGCGCTGCTGCCGGACGGCAGCGTGGTCGTCGCCGACACCGTCAACCACGCCCTGCGCCGGGTGGATCCGGCCGACGGCAGCGTGGTGACCGTCGCCGGGACCGGCCGCCAGTGGTGGCAGTCCTCGCCCACCAGCGGGCCCGCCCGCGAGGTCGACCTGTCCTCGCCCTGGGACGTGGCCTGGTTCGAGGACCGGGTCTGGATCGCCATGGCCGGCACCCACCAGCTCTGGAGCTACGACCCGGCCCAGGACACGGTCGCGGTCGCGGCCGGGACCACCAACGAGGGCCTGGTCGACGGCCCGGCCGCCGAGGCCTGGTTCGCCCAGCCCTCCGGGCTCGCCGTCGGCGCGGACCGGCTCTGGGTCGCCGACGCGGAGACCTCGGCACTGCGCCATGTTTCACGTGAATCGGACGGCTCGTACACGGTCGGCACCGCGGTCGGCACCGGTCTGTTCGACTTCGGCCACCGCGACGGCGAGGCCGGCCAGGCGCTGCTCCAGCACCCGCTCGGGGTGACCGTGCTCCCCGACGGATCAGTCGCCGTCGCCGACACCTACAACCACGCCCTGCGTCGCTACGATCCGGCGTCCGGCCAGGTCAGCACCCTCGCGACCGATCTGCGGGAGCCCAGCGGCGCGGTCGTCGCCGACGGCGACATCGTGGTCGTGGAGTCCGCCCGGCACCGGCTCACCCGGCTCCGGCTGCCCGAGGAGGCCGTTCGGGTCGAGGCCACCGCGCACCGGACCCGGCGTCCGGCCACCGAGGTCGCCCCCGGCGAGCTCCGACTGGACGTGATCTTCACCCCGCCGGCCGGGCAGAAGCTGGACGAGTCCTACGGGCCGGCCACCCGGCTGCTGGTCAGCTCCACCCCGCCCGAGCTGCTGCTGGGCGGCGACGGCGCGGACACCGCACTGCACCGGACGCTGCGGTTGAACGAGGCGGTCGCCGAAGGGGTGCTGCACATCAGCGCGATGGCGGCGTCCTGCGACGACGATCCGGCGATCGAGTACCCGACCTGCCATGTTCACCAGCAGGACTGGGGGGTGCCGGTCCGGCTGGTACCGGGCGCGGCCGACCGCCTGCCGCTGGTGCTGGCCGGGATGGACGAGTAG